From a single Gimesia fumaroli genomic region:
- a CDS encoding HpcH/HpaI aldolase family protein, whose amino-acid sequence MFVNKIKTLLSEGGVALGVGMPDASEILAKLSVDTGIDFLWIDLEHRPYSVNEVKHLPEIARRKGCMPMIRVPGLDPIYFKKALDIGANTIMVPQINNAEEAKLAVQYAKYPPEGTRGVSPDWTMFMDFSFDDYLPHANQETAIVAQIESPEGIENIEEIAAVDGIDVVFAGPMDLSASLGIIGQTEHPELLKLLADFPKRVARANKPAGITFGDLDRCRQAIDEGYRFVNIGSIASLGTIGIKAALPELRERARK is encoded by the coding sequence ATGTTCGTAAATAAGATCAAAACTCTACTTTCTGAGGGTGGTGTCGCTTTGGGAGTCGGCATGCCGGATGCCTCTGAAATCCTGGCAAAACTTTCTGTCGACACTGGTATCGATTTTTTATGGATCGATCTGGAACATCGTCCCTACAGTGTCAATGAAGTCAAACATCTCCCGGAAATCGCCCGCCGCAAAGGCTGCATGCCGATGATTCGCGTGCCCGGGCTCGACCCAATCTACTTCAAAAAAGCACTCGACATCGGAGCCAACACGATCATGGTTCCGCAGATCAACAATGCCGAAGAAGCGAAACTGGCCGTCCAGTACGCGAAATATCCGCCCGAAGGAACCCGTGGCGTCTCTCCCGACTGGACGATGTTTATGGACTTCTCCTTCGACGACTATCTGCCCCATGCGAATCAGGAAACGGCCATCGTGGCCCAGATTGAATCACCGGAAGGCATTGAAAACATTGAGGAAATCGCCGCCGTCGATGGCATCGATGTTGTCTTCGCCGGCCCAATGGACCTTTCCGCTTCCCTGGGAATCATCGGTCAGACCGAACACCCCGAGCTCCTGAAATTACTGGCCGATTTCCCCAAACGAGTCGCCCGTGCCAATAAACCAGCCGGTATTACCTTTGGAGATCTGGACCGCTGCCGCCAGGCCATCGATGAAGGCTACCGATTCGTCAATATCGGCTCAATCGCCTCTTTGGGAACGATTGGTATCAAAGCAGCCCTGCCGGAATTACGGGAACGAGCCAGAAAATAA
- a CDS encoding DUF1501 domain-containing protein, protein MLTLLGQNHAQGSFCDHLSRRNFLQVGSLGLSGLTLPRLLQAESNPANKKRQKSVIMIYLVGGPPHQDMIDLKPEAPKEIAGPWRPISTNVPGIEICEAFPRMAQLMDKMVLVRSIVGSQSGHDAIQCFNGHDPKKTKPQGGWPQFGSTVSKVQGAHVESAPPFISLCYPCTHGPYNEPGPGFLGLSHSPFRPMGPTRNDMVLNGISLERLSDRKQLLQSIDNFKREADASGMMTGLDTFTEQAMGVLTSSQLAEALDLSKEDPETVKRYGTGDPTKFIDSNGAPRVPQSMLAARRLIEAGARVVTLNYSKWDWHGGPNNSIFKREAEDFPIFDQCVSALLEDLHQRGLDQDCTVAIWGEFGRTPKISARVGRDHWPRVNSAILFGGGMKTGQVIGATDRLGGEAVDRPVTFPELFSTLYHNLGINTEHTTIEDFSGRPQYLVEEHAKPLSELI, encoded by the coding sequence ATGTTGACACTGCTGGGACAAAACCACGCACAAGGTTCATTTTGCGATCATTTATCGCGACGGAACTTTCTCCAGGTTGGTAGCCTGGGACTTTCCGGCTTGACCCTCCCCCGCCTGTTACAAGCCGAATCAAACCCGGCCAATAAAAAACGCCAGAAATCGGTGATCATGATCTATCTGGTCGGAGGCCCTCCGCATCAGGATATGATCGATCTCAAGCCGGAAGCCCCCAAAGAGATTGCCGGTCCGTGGCGACCGATCTCAACCAATGTGCCTGGAATTGAAATCTGTGAAGCCTTCCCCCGCATGGCACAACTCATGGATAAAATGGTTCTGGTACGCTCCATCGTCGGTTCACAAAGCGGCCATGATGCCATTCAGTGTTTCAACGGTCATGACCCCAAAAAGACGAAACCACAGGGAGGCTGGCCGCAATTCGGTTCAACCGTTTCCAAAGTACAAGGCGCGCATGTGGAATCGGCGCCCCCCTTTATCAGCCTCTGCTACCCCTGTACTCACGGCCCTTACAATGAACCGGGACCTGGCTTTCTGGGACTCTCGCACTCGCCTTTCCGTCCGATGGGCCCAACCCGTAACGATATGGTTCTGAACGGCATTTCGCTCGAACGGCTTTCTGATCGCAAACAATTACTACAGAGTATCGATAATTTCAAACGGGAAGCAGACGCATCCGGCATGATGACCGGCCTGGACACCTTCACCGAACAGGCAATGGGCGTGTTGACTTCGTCTCAACTGGCAGAAGCCCTGGACCTTTCTAAAGAAGATCCGGAAACCGTCAAACGCTATGGTACCGGCGATCCCACAAAATTCATCGACAGTAACGGCGCTCCCCGCGTGCCGCAGAGCATGCTGGCGGCTCGTCGCTTGATCGAAGCTGGTGCCCGCGTCGTGACTTTGAACTACAGCAAATGGGACTGGCATGGCGGCCCCAACAACTCCATCTTCAAACGCGAAGCAGAAGATTTCCCGATCTTCGACCAATGCGTCAGCGCGCTTCTGGAAGACCTGCATCAACGTGGTCTCGATCAAGACTGTACCGTCGCCATCTGGGGCGAATTCGGGCGAACTCCCAAAATCAGTGCCCGGGTCGGCCGCGATCACTGGCCCCGCGTCAACTCGGCCATCCTCTTCGGCGGTGGCATGAAAACCGGTCAGGTGATTGGCGCCACCGATCGCCTGGGAGGCGAAGCCGTCGATCGTCCCGTCACATTCCCCGAACTGTTTTCCACGCTGTATCATAATCTGGGGATCAATACAGAGCATACTACGATCGAAGACTTCAGCGGCCGTCCGCAATATCTGGTAGAAGAACACGCCAAACCATTGTCAGAATTGATCTAA